A single window of Anopheles moucheti chromosome 2, idAnoMoucSN_F20_07, whole genome shotgun sequence DNA harbors:
- the LOC128296947 gene encoding uncharacterized protein K02A2.6-like produces the protein MGLCIKGSVTLQLKEHRRPVFCPKRPVAYAMLDAVDKELDRLQRLGVITPVDYSDWAATIVVVRKANGQIRICGDYSTGLNGALHPQEYPLPLPADIFAKLGNCTHFTQIDLSDAFLQVEIDEQSRRLLTINTHKGLYSYNRLPPGIKIAPAAFQQLMDKMLVGIRGVSSYMDDIIVGGRNQKEHDEVLDQTLNRIQDYGFTIRVEKCFFNKKQIKYLGHIIDSNGIRPDPAKIEAIVNLPPPSDVSEVRSFLGAVYGYGRFIPNMRNLRYPLDALLKEGKEFACH, from the exons ATGGGCCTTTGTATAAAGGGAAGCGTTACTCTGCAACTTAAGGAACATCGTCGTCCGGTTTTCTGTCCAAAGCGTCCGGTTGCGTACGCAATGCTGGATGCGGTTGATAAGGAGCTTGACAGATTGCAGAGGCTGGGAGTTATAACACCGGTTGACTATTCCGACTGGGCCGCAACTATAGTCGTTGTACGAAAGGCAAACGGTCAAATAAGAATCTGTGGAGATTATTCGACCGGACTTAATGGAGCCTTGCATCCCCAGGAGTATCCGCTTCCATTACCAGCAGACATATTCGCCAAGCTAGGTAATTGTACTCACTTTACACAAATTGACTTATCGGATGCTTTTCTTCAGGTTGAAATCGATGAGCAGAGTCGAAGGCTCCTGACGATTAACACACACAAAGGGCTGTATTCCTACAACAGACTGCCACCGGGCATCAAGATAGCCCCAGCTGCATTCCAACAGCTCATGGATAAAATGCTTGTTGGCATACGTGGAGTCTCGAGCTATATGGACGACATCATTGTCGGAGGTAGGAATCAGAAAGAACATGACGAAGTTCTTGATCAAACGCTAAATCGCATACAGGATTACGGTTTTACAATACGCGTAGAGAAATGCTTTTTCAATAAGAAGCAAATCAAGTACCTAGGGCATATTATAGATAGTAACGGCATTAGACCTGATCCAGCAAAAATTGAGGCTATAGTCAATCTGCCTCCACCATCCGATGTCAGTGAGGTTAGGTCATTCCTAGGAGCCGTTTATGGTTATGGCCGTTTCATACCAAATATGCGCAACTTACGATACCCACTGGATGCTTTACTAAAAGAAGGGAAAGAGTTTGCTTG CCATTGA